A single window of Rana temporaria chromosome 1, aRanTem1.1, whole genome shotgun sequence DNA harbors:
- the LOC120924963 gene encoding 26S proteasome non-ATPase regulatory subunit 13-like, whose amino-acid sequence MLEGLAGVMSVHSRFYDLSSKYYQTIGNHASYYKDALRFLGCTDLKDLPISEQQDRAFTLGLAGLLGDGVYNFGELLMHPVLESLRTSDRKWLIDTLYAFNSGNVETFRALKTAWGQQPDLAANETLLLKKI is encoded by the coding sequence ATGCTTGAAGGACTTGCTGGTGTAATGTCTGTGCACAGCCGCTTTTATGACCTGTCTAGCAAATATTACCAGACCATTGGAAACCATGCTTCCTATTATAAAGATGCTCTGAGATTTCTAGGCTGCACAGACCTTAAAGACCTACCAATATCAGAACAGCAAGATAGAGCCTTTACGCTTGGCCTAGCTGGATTACTTGGCGATGGGGTCTATAACTTTGGAGAACTGTTGATGCATCCAGTCTTGGAGTCGCTGCGTACCTCTGATCGAAAATGGCTGATAGACACACTCTATGCCTTCAACAGCGGTAATGTGGAGACATTCCGAGCCCTGAAAACAGCATGGGGACAGCAGCCTGACCTTGCTGCCAATGAAACACTTTTGCTTAAGAAGATTTAG